A single Maniola hyperantus chromosome 11, iAphHyp1.2, whole genome shotgun sequence DNA region contains:
- the LOC138402977 gene encoding uncharacterized protein — MQRALRLIERWCNENELTVNPKKTEMILFTNKRKIELTKPPTLFNTSLELSAEVKYLGVTLDSKLSWKRHTEDKTKKSLAILNQCKRMLGKKWGLKPKIMKWLYLSVVRCSLTYAALVWWPRTLLTTAQQELQKFQRQACLAITGCMSTTPTAALEVILGIPPLHIHIKEEATLAALRLKTSGHWKEQNTMHTKILGQSINKEPRLQWKCDRTEKQHILDKNYKINSEKNLDPKPAQDTIEVYTDGSKTKTGTGAGAYCQELNMRISHALGKDNSVFQAECVGIMTAAIAVANRQVTNFKININSDSQAALKALARFSTTSQLIQDCHKTLETLAMSNDITLRWVKGHDGDQGNEAADALARKATTLKVIGPEPIVPIPFSEYKTWLHELTQKEHSQLWANTTDCRQAKEAFPNIDKRQTNKLLRLDRGKLRKVVGLITGHSPLNKHLFVIGVTDSPLCRACMEVDETPTHVVLECTGVAEQRERHLGSPTSFHEALGNLGGLLGFWSELGWLE, encoded by the coding sequence ATGCAACGAGCTTTGCGCTTAATAGAAAGATGGTGCAATGAAAACGAACTTACAGTAAATCCGAAGAAAACAGAGATGATACTGTTTACcaacaaaaggaaaattgaaCTAACCAAACCACCAACTTTGTTTAACACAAGCCTTGAACTGTCCGCAGAGGTAAAATATCTCGGTGTGACACTGGACAGCAAACTCAGCTGGAAAAGGCATACAGAagataaaaccaaaaaatcactagcaatactaaaccaatgcaaacgcatgctagggaaaaaatgggggctaaaaccaaagataatgaaatggttatacctatcggtagtaagatgttcactaacatatgctgcacttgtatggtggccaagaactctccttactaccgcccagcaagaactacagaaatttcaacgaCAAGCATGCCTCGCCATTACCGGCTGCATGAGCACCACACCAACAGCAGCGTTAGAAGTCATATTGGGCATTCCGCCCCTACACATACACATCaaagaagaagcaacactcgcagccctgagactgaaaacctcagggcattggaaagaacaaaacacaatgcacactaaaattctagggcaaagcataaacaaagaaccacgtttgcagtggaaatgcgacagaaccgaaaaacaacacatactagacaaaaactacaagataaactcagagaagaacttagatccgaagccagcacaagacacaatagaagtgtacaccgacggatccaaaacgaaaacgggcacaggagctggagcctactgccaagaactaaacatgagaataagtcacgcactcggtaaggacaactctgtcttccaagcagagtgtgtgggcattatgaccgcggctatagccgtggccaatcgacaggtaacaaactttaaaattaacattaactctgatagccaagctgctcttaaagccttggctagattctcgacgacctcacaactcatacaagactgccacaagactctggaaacactcgccatgtcaaacgacatcaccctaaggtgggtcaaaggacatgatggagaccagggaaacgaggcggccgacgcactagcacgaaaggctacgacattgaaggtgatcgggccagaacctattgttcccatacccttcagtgagtataaaacctggttgcatgaactaacacaaaaagagcattcccaactatgggcgaacacaacagactgcaggcaagccaaagaggctttccccaacatagacaaacggcaaactaacaaactactccgcctggacagaggtaaacttaggaaggtggtgggactcataacagggcatagcccactaaacaaacaccttttcgttataggtgtcaccgacagtcctttgtgcagggcttgcatggaggtcgacgaaacaccgacgcacgtggtcctagagtgcacgggcgtagcagaacaacgcgaacgccatttgggttccccgacctcattccatgaagccctcggcaacctgggcggtctactcggcttctggagtgagcttggatggctggagtga